The Podarcis muralis chromosome 16, rPodMur119.hap1.1, whole genome shotgun sequence genomic interval taaataggtactgctctggcgggaaggtgaacggcatttccgtgcgctgctctggttctccagaagcggcttagtcatgcccgttcagcccggacactgagatccagcgccaagggctttctggcggttccctcattgtgagaagtgaggttacagggaaccaggcagagggccttctcggtagtggcacccaccctatggaaacaccctcccttcagatgtgaaggaaataagcagctatcctatctttaaaagacatctgaaggcagccctgtttagggaagtttttaatatttaatgctgtactgtttttaacacttgattgggagccgcccagagtggctggggaaactcagccagatgggcggggtataaataatacatgatgatgatgatgatgatgatgatgatgatgatgatgctggccacatgacccagaagctgtacgctagctccctcagccaatgaagcgagatgagcgccgcaccccagagtcggtcacgaccggacctaatggtccctttaccttgtactactgatgaagcccaggatggtgaaacaaggctgatattccagaaatccttgtcttagactctgtgaaaggattctgtggaactgtaacaacctttcgtGTGGATTATTGgattctatgaacagacaggtggaatagatactTGTATGGatcttatgcatgaactgactagagaatgaactgatccactgggtcttctgcttttttcattgaactttatgatctacttctgttgaaatctacaatttaatcagtggcgtagcgtgggttgtcagcacccggggcaaggcaagtaatttgcgccccctaacccatggatttgcgccccctaacccgtggatttgcgccccctaacctgtggatttgccctaaccccagatgttgcgcctggtgcggccggcccccctgcaccccccacgctacgccactgaatttaatacaatgaatagtataccttatttattcaatcgtacagccggttacgtcttgtgtgtttattgaatatgcttcacgtaaccagaggtttgttgttgtttagtgatgTCAAAGGACATGGTGAGAGGCCTCTGTGCCGCATCTCGAATCCAGACCCTGCTGATTAGCTTGAAACTGTAATATCCAGAAGGCAGTTCGTGAAAAGGGTAGGGCAGATGATATTTTGAATTAGTGGATCTGGATGTCTTTAAATGGACAATTAAGATAGTTGCCTGCTttatctttgggggtgggggaaatgatgGGGTGTTTTACTGCCCCATTCCACTAACATTGGCCTTTTACCTATCtcaggaaagaggaaagaaagtacattttcacacagcacattgttaaacttTGGAACGCCCtctgatacagtggaaccttggttctcgaacttaatccattccagaagtccgtacgactcccaaaacgttcgaaaaccaaggcagggcttccgattggtgcaggcgccccggaaacaatagctgacagccgcatcggacgttcagcttctgaaaaatgttcaaaaaccggaacacttacttctgggtttttggccttcgggagccgatttgttcatcaactaagccgtttgagaaccaaggttccacagtAGATAACGTTGAAAGAGGATGGCTaggcttctgaatcccagctgctggaTACCACTGGAAGGGAGACAGGGCTTTtgcgcttgaatcctgcttgcattggccactgtgggaacaggattctgagctagatgggctgttggcctggtCCAAAAggctcttatttttaaaaacacacctcaATGCATTTCTGGGGCATTTTATGGTGAAGATGTGTTTTTTTGCTTTAAGATGGAAAACGGTAAGTGGTAAGTGGCTGAAATTTGGGGAAGGTACTGGTGGCAATCTGTGGTCAtatcctagagcaggggtctgcaaactttttcagcagggggccggtccactgtccctcagcccttgtggggggccggattatattttgaaaaataaaataaaaaatgaacgaattccgatgccccacaaataacccagagatgcattttaaagaaaaggacacattctactcatgtaaaaacaagttggttcccagaccgtccgtgggacggatttagaaggcgattgggccggatccggcccccgggccttagtttgcctacccatgtcctagagGGACGAACCCAAAGGCCTATTTATATGTAAGCTGCCCAATGCAGAGGCATCTAGGGTAAATTCTGGATGAAGTTTAAGATTTGCGTGCTGCTGATCAATATAACCACAATGTGACCTGATGGCAGTCTGTGTAATACTGTTTGTGTCCTATTATATATCGTTAGTATTTTTTCTCttctctatttttcttctttaagttctgtttcatcttttcttcctttcccttctcattaaattcacaaatggcggttccctcattgcgagaagcaaggttacagggaaccaggcagagggccttctcggtagtggcacccgccctgtggaacgccctcccagcagatgtcaaagcaataaacaactattttacttttaaaagtcatctgaaggcagccctctttagggaagtttttaatgtttgatgctgtacggTTTTTAAtactcagttggaagccgcccagagtggctggggaaacccagccagatgggcggggtataaataataaattattattattattattattattattattattattattattattattattattattgtaacagGGGAATGTCCAAGGAAGTAGTGCAAAGGAGCCTGGGCATATTTAGTTGCCTGCCTTCTCAGTGTACCTGTTGCTTGGCCTGTTTGAGTGGATCTTTAGTTaaaatggttattattattattattattattattattattattattaaaacacctCCACTCTTTGGCAAAAAGGATCTCAGAGTTATCataagattattttttaaaaaaatctcaatgCAATCCCAACCCtcctttttacaaaaaaaagacaCAGCATGAAAGGAAGCggtgaggagggaggaagagaaaaacaGGCTCTGAATTATTGAAGCTAACGGTTTACTTTTTTCTTTCCAATGCTCCCAGAAACGGATGGAGGTGGCAGAATTCCAGAAGATCATGAATGACTTGGACCACAACCGGGACCAGGAAATAGACTTCCAGGAGTTCTTGTGCTTCCTGGCTTGTGTGGCGATGGGATTCGACGAATTCTTTCGTGGTTGCCCCAAATGCCCACTCCCCAAAAAATAAGCCCTAGAGGATCACACTTGCAGTGTCTTCCAATTTAAATTCATAACAATaaaattttctttttaatattacCCCTGACCTTCCTGTCCTTTTTCCCCTTGGTGGTTACTTGTCAGGGCACCTTATGTAGAGGATTCCGTAATTCACAGAAAATTGGATGGTGGCAAAAAATTTCTCATAGGGACTAGTAGCATGGATTGAGAAAGGGGTGGTGGGAGCACAGGGGTTAGCTCCACCCGCTGTGCAAGTCAGGTGACAGGTGACAGGGTAAAGCGCTATTTAACCCCTCTCTTGCTGTGAACGGTGTTGAGGCATTGGCAGTGTTGTCCGTttatagcagcctttctcaacctgtgtgtccccagatgttgatgaactacaactcccatcacccctagctagcaaggccagagctcaggggtgatggaagttgtagtccaacaacatctgtggacacacaggttgagaaccgctggtttaTAGGCTTTCACTGTTGAATGGCATAttggagaacctttggctctGCTGCCATGTGGGAGATGAAGATCCCATTCTGCCcgttcctgtggaacgccctcccatcagaattCAAGGAGATAAAGGAACTACacaacttctagaagacatctaaaggcagccctctatcgggaagtttttaatgtttgacgttttattatgtttgtataagttctggaagccacccagagtggctagggaaacccagccaggtgggtggggtataaataataaaattattattgttatattcCTAGCCGTGATTCCagaaaaagaaaactctgattaccagataatccattccagattttCTACCAGATTTAGTGGGTTGGAGAATATTCTGGGGTGGAGGCAGTAATAAGTATTTGAGTTGTACGTCTGTGTGgatcagagagagggggagacagGAGATACTTTCTGTTTACTCTTATTTGGTGTCTACAATTAAAGCGGGGGGTGAGGTTAGAAGGTGTCCATCTCAGTGCATATAGGCAAGCAACAGACCACAGCAACGCAGGAAATGAACCACCCAAGGCACAAAGCAGCCTGGCAACCTGAGAACAGTCCAGATACCTGGGCGGGCCTCTTTTCACACACCTGTTCGGCAGGTTTCGACTCGAAGGCCTGAGGCTGTGTCTCCAGCTGGGACTGGGGGTTGACGGAACAGCACTCGGATATGTTCTCTGGAAAAGGCTGCGGTTACTGGGTTTCTCAAGGAATCCAGACAGAAATCATTACTCACCATGAGTACAATGGCAGTCCTATctggagggtaaaggtaaaggtaaaggcacccctgaccattaggtccagtcatggccgactctggggttgcagcgctcatctcgctttattggtcaagggagccggcgtacatcttccgggtcatgtggccagcatgactaagccgcttctggcgaaccagagcagtgcacggaaacgccatttaccttcccgccggagtggtacctatttatctacttgcactttgacgtgctttcgaactgctaggttggcaggagcagggaccgagcaacgggagctcaccccgtcgcggggattcgaaccgccgaccttccgatcagcaagtcctaggctctgtggtttaacccacagcgccacccacgtccctggaggGACTGAACCTCAAACCTTCTGGATGCAGAGTAGACGCTGAAGCCTTCCCCTACGACAGagcaacataagaagctgccttatgttgagtcagaccactgctccatctagctcagaactgtctgcACTGGCCGGCAGTGGTTTTACAGGGCTTCAGGCTGGACGGCATTCCTGGTCCCACCTAGAGCTCCTGGCGGGTGAAACCTGCATACAAAGCTCTATTTACCCAATGCAATACTTTGGAATGAACACAACAGGCTTCCttctggtgacctccagatgaggttggactccaactcccatcagcccccagggaacatagccaatggtcagggtctcagggctgatgggaattgtagtctatctGTCCAGCAGCAGCTGTCCATGGTTTCAGACGGAGCCTTCAGACCTTTCgagtgtccctgtttcccagggatttacagaagccgtcccagtttctgatttgatcccggaatgtcacatttttccttgttgttgtttagttgtttagtcgtgtccgactcttcgtgaccccctggaccagagcacgccaggcactcctgtcttccactgcatcctgcagtttggtcagactcatgtttgtagcttcgagaacactgtccaaccatctcgtcctctctcgtccccttctccttgtgccctccatctttcccaacatcagggtcttttccagggagtcttctcttccggctagggattcatccagcccagcctttcgcatgatgaattctgcatataagttaaataagcagggagacaaaatacagcctcgtcgtactcctttcccaattttgaaccaatcagttgttccatatccagttctaactgtagcttcttgtcccacatagagatttctcaggagacagatgaggtgatcaggcactcccatttctttaagaacttgccatagtctgctgtggtcaacacagtcaaaggcttttgcatagtcacttttccttaggacgtccctattttcactggagaaatgttagagggtatggaattatgcaacctttagaagacatctgaaggcaccctgtAAAGgacagtttttaaatgtttaatgttttattatgggtgtatacagatacacacacacacatatcattttcaacagtaattaagcatacttttacatcttattcaatttttttgacttccatcagtcctgtctgaaatttttccaatctaatctctcagtatgcatttcttattttccctatgacatttcaaactcataaccaatatctctatctttttctacacttcatatatttctccttacaaaacgtctTGTAGTCCTTCTAGCGTAATTTGTCGATTACAGCTGCTCTTCAAATTATTCATATACTTCTCcccatcttctgtaaatctctggtcccgcaggtttcaaatccttcccaTCATTTTGttcaattctgcatagtccattaatttcgtctgccattcttctttcatcagaatttcttcttgcttccatttatataccgtatgttggaagccgcccagagtggctgtggcaacccacaGTGATGATGGGtggagtatcatcatcatcatcatcatcatcaacaccctagtggtcccgggccctaaggaagttagattagactcaaccagagccaggttgagcactggctccggcctggtggaacgctctgcctcatgagaccagggccctgcaggatctgatttctttccgcagggcctgtaagacagagttgttccgcctggcctttggcttggagccaagttgattccctccccctctttcttttttctttttcctttctcctcctgtgatgaggctgcattttaatattttaatgtttcaatgttgtattttaatcttgtttttaagttgtattcattcaacttgtttttattattgcttgttagccgccctgagcctggccttggctggggagggcagggtataaataaaaattatcatcatcatcatcatcatcattgaataggacatccctattttcatcagaaaaatgttggaaagtATGGTCTTTCCCAGTCCAACCTGGAGGTGGCAGGGACCAAACCtggggccatctgcaggcaaagGTTCTACCCTGTCGCTGAGCCCTTCCTTTGAGTCATGTTCCCACACGCACAGGCTGCCTATCCAGGCTTCAGAGACAGACTTTCGGCAGATCCAGTTTATTATTTCGTAAGCACTGCGGGGATGGGAATAATAAATATGTCCCTGTTGAAATCTAGGCTTCTTTCTACAACATTCCTAACACATGCTAGGCTTTTGGAGTCACTCTGACAGCAGAAGCgttcgttttttaaaaagggatatttTCCCTCTCTCTGCTTCAGGCTCTGCTGGCGAAAGGGACGAGAGGAGCCTCGAACTCAGGGCTTGCTAGGAGCAAAGAGGTGGCTCGGAGTCAAGGGTTCCCACTGCAGAACTGAGCACGAGACACCGGCATTTCTGGAAGCGGAGGCTATGCAGAGCAGTTGTTTGCTGGGCGCCACAAAAGAAACATTAGACTGAGTTTACTGCATACTTTCCTCTGACAACGGCTGGGTTTCTCCCTCTACTTAGCTGGGTGAGTcattcccccccttctcttcACCATCTTCTAAAAACAAACAGCTGTGCTGGCCAGGGCGGcagggagatggagtccaacaaaatctagaagggcacaagttccccatctttgCTTTACTAAGTGCATTCAATagtgatccctgattggttgggacaTGATTGGTCTAGGACAGTGATAGAGGAAGTCTATGGGGCACCCCCAGATGTTGATAGACTACTGCTCCCATTGTCCCTTGGCTACTCGCCATGTTGTCTGGGGCtcgtgggagttggagttcagcaagatCCAGGAGGCAGAAcgtaggaaactgccttctactgaatcAGATAATTGGTTCGCCTAGCGCAgtgctgtccacactgactggcagcagctctctagggtttcaggcagagcacATTCCCGGCTTcagcctggagatgccattggggcgtagctgtcaacgttttcctttttttaagggaaattcccttattccgaataggattcctcgcaagaaaagggaaaagtagaCAGCTAtgcattggggattgaacccaggacattcTTCATGCAGagcaagttacaggaaaccaggcagagggtcttctcggtggcggcacccgccctgtggaatgccctcccaccagatgtcaaagagaaaaacaactatctgacttttagaagaaggcatctgaaggcagccctgtttagggtgttgggaaactgccagggagatattgtccatcatggccccaagccggctgccgaacgtccatcgatctcccgtagccaggcagatccagcagttagcgacacaaagcctcagaaatagattgccacattccaggcttgtgcacactgttctttatcagcagaaaccacagccagaaagcttgcaccgaagaagagcataatttacagattttatttagcgttgaacagaacaaagggaaaacatgaccgttctgtgtcagtgtctctgaccgactgaaatcgaaaggaaacagcaaacataaacatcctcaacaggaaatacgcagactctgtgactcacaagcctgctctctcttaaggtggaacggaaatatcctaacatcctccccctttccgtgtaacctgtagtacctgtggttcactcaattgcaacctttgtacataaaccttaagttgttctttgttaacaaccttagacaacagatcagcaggaatttcatttcctgccatgtaggacacccgaatcagtcctttctgaatacactctcttgcacgatgtagcttaatctgcaagtacttggttctttgcttgcaactctcagagttcagcaaagccaaacacgatctattgtcttgatacacttgtataggacatttcacagaaaccccgatgtccttaaacagttgcatcaaccattcacaatccatgagtgaaaatgacagagcattgagttctgcttcacaggaacttaggctcactgttgtttgcttcttgcacaaccagtcaaacaggcagtggttgtacatgtagcatactccagaagtgcttgtaccatctgtggtgtcacttccaaaacttgcatctgcaaagatttcaagacctccagtcttctgactggtgaacctcagcctgtagtgcatagtccctttcaaatagcgggctatgcgcttcagagctttccaatcctgaaccgtaggattgttggcatgtctgctaagcagattacagcttacagctatgtcaggtcttgaacatctggcaatgaaattcagcttgcctagaacgcatctgtatagcgttgtgtcagaaaacgcttcagcagtactgtctacctggtaacctgtcaccatcggtgtgtctgctgggtttgcatcaaccaaattcaacctggttaatacatcagcaattttctgtgtttggtgtaccagaaaattacctgcttggtccttctccacctgcagagaaagatagttggatacctcaccaagatccttcatgtcaaagtgctccttcagctgagctagggtgctttgataaaaagcctgattcttccaaaacatcagaagatcatcaacaaaacataaacaatacagtttgttttgcccctcctccttgacaaacacacatggatcagctttgccctggtgaaaacctagagaaagcaacgtttcagtgagttttgtgttccaacacctggcactctgcttgagaccatataaggatttccgcagtttacagaccattcccttctgtatctgcatcccgtcaggtggaagcataaacagctcttcgttcaaaatcccgtacaaaaaaactgtattaatgtcatgatgggaaacatgcagtttctcctccgcagcgatcttgagcatcagccgaatgctctcatatttgactgtgggtgagtaggtctcgtggtaatcctgtcctggtacctgtgaaaaacctctggcaaccaatctggctttgtgtctgacaaccttgccattttggtctgtcttggccttgaagacccatttgctgccaaccagtctcatacctgggactaccggtaccagctcccaagtttggttcctgttcaaggaatcaacttcagccttcatggcatttagccaaggctcagcatctttagaggttaactcctgaacctctttgaagcttgaaggttcccacaccttctctgagctactaagaacagcagttgctgtcttagcaaactcatcagcatacctcttaggaggtctgcctttggtcgccctttcagacctacgtactagacgcaagtcttctggactcatctcctctttcttaggagaaaagtgaccaatggtgaacagtggttcttccagttcattgtcagacgcatcagatggtctgactgaggcctttgcactcttgtagtctgctgtgtcatcactctcactgacatcagcagcagcgccacccaatgaactggaatccgaactctgatcatcatcatcatcatcatcatcctcatcatcatcatcctcagcagcttcctcagctttagctgcttgcttgacatcaccttcatcctcctctgggtaactctggaaaattcccacattttccccccacttaggattgtactcaacactccttgtgaacttaatggacttagagttagtcatccataccctgtatgcacctttttcgtaccccatgaacaaaccatgtgccccacgcttcccaagcttgttggtttgtggggtgcgtacccacatgtcagaaccaaaaattctcatgtgtttggtgttgggtttcttgccaaacatcttctcatagggggtacaaccaatgggtgatgacaatctgcgattaacggagtaaaccagattccctaaagcctccccccaaaacttatcagggagattggcatcatgcaacaaggttttcattccttgcagcaatgtttgatttgctctctccgcaagcccattcatccatggcgatctgggggttgacatgtcatgctggattcccttctcagtcaggaaagcttcaaactgctgagaagtgaattccccacctcgatcggaaaacagacaggaaatacgtttaccgtgcacattctccaaccaagcacagaatgccttaaacttcggaaacgcttgcgatttctgctcgagcataaacacatgaatgtacctagaaaaagaatcaattagaaccatgaagaaccttgctcctcctaaagagggcgtaagtggcccaaccaggtctgcgtgcactagctggtagggcttggaagcctgcctgctagactctttgccttttggagcaaccttcaccttgttctcagcacaagatacacatttcatgtgatatttacagggtttgatgttcaaaccctcaaccacctctggcatcttggccagtgccttccaagagaggtgaccaaaccttcgatgcgcttcatgaatgcaacctgcatgaagaactttgttagtttgtgcaacacaacaagaatcagcattagatacaacagcagtgtcatcataagttatatggaacaaaccatccataaactttgcatgcaaatagtcctctttgcctttactgatgacacagacgctcctcttgaaggaaatctgaaaaccacgtccagtaagctgcgggacgctcaataaattgcttgcagctccaggaacatacagtacattactgatggttgtatgcaaacttgcaagtttcacagtcccttctcctgcaatttgcaacgtccttccatcagccaggtggatctcaccttcctgaggcttgaaggagataaacaggtggcgatccttcgaaatatggcggctggcacctgaatcgataataaacctgcctttggctgttggagcagtctttacagcaagcaaacccttgttttccactgacttgggcttttgcagcttgcccccctgctgctcctggccagcagacgtgcctttagcctttggtgaagctgtgccagcaaacatcgctttgtttttccctggcgcgggctttccaccccccttctgcttcgggccacctgcaggctttttcttttgtttatttccagtCTTTGGACAAAACCTCTGagtatgaccttggttcccacagttccagcacttcacagctgccaacgctttggctccccctggaggctggaatgctgtcccACTTTGCTCCCCCTGAAGCGCACAAGCCGACTCAGCTGCATTCCTTCTATCATATTCGTTTTGCAAAGTCGCCAAGACCTTTGTAGCAGTGAGGTCTTGTGCTGGGAGGGTCGCCAGCTGACTTGCCACGGCATGATAGCTTTCATCCAGGGAGTCCAGGATGAGAATTGCAAACAGTGACTCAGGCATATTGAAACCTCTCTGAGTCAATTCCTGTCTGAGATGCTGCAAATGTAAAACGTGGGCTCTAAGATCTTCCCCTGGCTCTAAACGCTTCCTGTGCagttttctgaaataaagcaaCACAGACCCAGCCTCTTGTCGGAGATGACAGGCTTTAAGCCCGTCCCACATCTCACGGGCAGTTGCCTTGCCAGCCAAGGTGATTAACTCTTCAGGAGCTACTGAGAGCAAAATTATCCCCATGGCTCTCGAATCCTGTGCTTTCCACTCATCTGTCACAGGGGCTGGGGGGTTCTCAGAAATGGTATTCCACACTCCAAGCCTTCTCATCTGGCCCTCAcagtaccttgcccaggtctgatagttgtggccatttagcttcggtggacacggagctacttctgaggattgtaaaagatccatctcaggtctttacgtgagcccaagtctttatgccttcaaagacttattatctcagcagcccattaatcacgaactccctggcttggctcccaggccaattaagccttgccggagttcaaaggctccttgttgaggtaaacagaaaagcctccgctctcgctgctttcgcttttcacatacctctcaaacgcagtctgttgcag includes:
- the LOC114586953 gene encoding protein S100-A4-like, producing MATPLEKCLATIVATFHKYSGKEGDKYKLNKSEMKELLMNELPAFHGKRMEVAEFQKIMNDLDHNRDQEIDFQEFLCFLACVAMGFDEFFRGCPKCPLPKK